In Amycolatopsis coloradensis, one genomic interval encodes:
- a CDS encoding alpha/beta hydrolase — MNAFPEVHSAGTATVERPVVLLHGGNVANWMWEPQLSAFGDRTVLTPDLPGFGERVRERWPGLDAVADDVVARVTGHGVDGRFDLVGLSLGALTALRVLARHPDRVSSAFLTSAPLMPAGAGMRLYCGLQSAFSRARWYWRAQAAAFGLPGEARARYVEHGLSVRRETASAMAAEVCAGGVPAEVRRYTGPLLATAGEKDSPAVRRSLAEIARAAPQTRSRLVPGMHHIWNVEDPELFNGVLRAWLGGAVDPRLLSRPPVRR, encoded by the coding sequence GTGAACGCGTTCCCCGAGGTGCATTCCGCCGGGACGGCCACCGTGGAGCGGCCGGTGGTGTTGCTGCACGGCGGCAACGTCGCGAACTGGATGTGGGAGCCGCAGCTGTCCGCGTTCGGCGATCGGACGGTGCTCACGCCGGATCTGCCGGGCTTCGGCGAACGGGTCCGCGAGCGCTGGCCGGGTCTGGACGCGGTGGCGGATGACGTCGTCGCGAGAGTGACGGGGCACGGCGTCGACGGCCGGTTCGATCTCGTCGGGCTGTCCCTCGGCGCGCTCACGGCGTTGCGTGTGCTGGCGCGGCACCCGGACCGGGTGAGTTCGGCGTTCCTGACCAGCGCGCCGCTCATGCCCGCCGGCGCCGGGATGCGCTTGTACTGCGGGCTGCAGTCGGCGTTCTCGCGGGCCCGCTGGTACTGGCGTGCCCAAGCCGCTGCCTTCGGGCTTCCCGGAGAGGCACGCGCCCGTTATGTCGAGCACGGTCTCTCGGTGCGCCGCGAAACCGCGTCCGCGATGGCCGCCGAGGTGTGCGCGGGCGGTGTGCCCGCGGAAGTACGCCGCTATACCGGGCCGCTGCTCGCGACGGCGGGGGAGAAGGATTCCCCGGCTGTGCGCCGATCCCTCGCGGAAATCGCGCGGGCCGCCCCCCAGACGCGGTCCCGGCTCGTGCCGGGGATGCACCATATCTGGAATGTGGAGGATCCCGAGCTGTTCAACGGAGTCCTTCGCGCTTGGCTCGGGGGAGCCGTGGATCCGCGTCTCCTGAGCCGACCGCCGGTTCGACGGTGA
- a CDS encoding MarR family winged helix-turn-helix transcriptional regulator has translation MAAPDPDEALWLTSAEKEAWTGLVSLVLLLPGRLESPLRHDAGLTLFEYLTLCHISEAPDRRLRMSELAYLANGSLSRLSNVVKRFERRGWVERTPDPGDGRYTLAVLTDDGYDMVVAAAPTHVRSVRELVLDPLTAEDQQALARIAAKLRTRPADLA, from the coding sequence ATGGCCGCCCCGGACCCCGACGAAGCGCTGTGGCTGACCTCTGCCGAAAAAGAGGCCTGGACCGGCCTGGTCTCCCTGGTCCTCCTCCTGCCGGGGCGACTCGAGTCGCCGCTGCGGCACGACGCCGGGCTGACGCTGTTCGAGTACCTGACCCTCTGTCATATTTCGGAGGCCCCGGACCGGCGGCTGCGGATGAGCGAGCTGGCCTACCTCGCCAACGGCTCGCTCTCGCGTCTGTCCAATGTGGTCAAACGCTTCGAACGGCGGGGCTGGGTGGAGCGGACGCCGGACCCGGGCGACGGCCGGTACACGCTCGCCGTGCTCACCGACGACGGCTACGACATGGTCGTCGCGGCCGCCCCCACGCACGTCCGTTCGGTGCGGGAGCTCGTCCTCGACCCCTTGACCGCGGAGGATCAGCAGGCGCTGGCCCGGATCGCCGCCAAGCTGCGGACGCGGCCCGCCGACCTCGCTTAG
- a CDS encoding ATP-binding protein gives MGITRTRQAYEFPTGIAPPLGEVRAWLREQLSEVGRTTIADTELLTTELVTNAHEHADGVAELRVSVPSGRDVVRVEVDDHRPRLWPHRGIKDDPTSPHGRGLALVEAISTEWGVDTGAGFKTVWAEIPVL, from the coding sequence GTGGGTATCACGAGAACACGACAGGCTTACGAATTCCCCACCGGTATCGCCCCACCACTGGGAGAGGTCCGGGCCTGGCTGAGAGAGCAGCTGAGCGAGGTCGGACGCACCACCATCGCGGACACCGAGCTGCTGACCACGGAACTGGTCACCAACGCGCACGAACACGCGGACGGCGTCGCCGAGCTCAGGGTTTCCGTCCCCTCGGGCCGGGACGTCGTCCGCGTCGAAGTCGACGACCACCGTCCGCGCCTGTGGCCCCACCGCGGGATCAAGGACGACCCGACGAGTCCTCACGGTCGAGGGCTGGCGCTGGTCGAGGCGATCAGCACCGAATGGGGCGTGGACACCGGCGCCGGGTTCAAGACGGTGTGGGCGGAGATCCCGGTGCTCTGA
- a CDS encoding PadR family transcriptional regulator, producing MVLSRLILGLLALAPMTGYDLKRHFESTVGHFWAADKAQIYRTLARLVTDGLAEVEKVAGSGAPDRQEHRITAAGRTALAEWLVSEPERHVERDPFLARVFFGADLDDDAFRALLAVRREATQARLERFERTRAESGAPDRAARLRLSTLDNGIAHLRVELDWLDAIEEEFA from the coding sequence ATGGTTCTCTCCCGCCTCATCCTGGGGTTGCTCGCCCTCGCGCCCATGACCGGCTACGACCTCAAGCGCCATTTCGAGTCGACCGTCGGGCACTTCTGGGCGGCAGACAAGGCGCAGATCTATCGCACCCTCGCCCGGCTCGTCACGGACGGACTCGCCGAGGTCGAGAAAGTGGCGGGTTCCGGGGCGCCGGACCGGCAGGAACACCGCATCACCGCCGCGGGGCGGACGGCGCTCGCCGAGTGGCTGGTGAGTGAGCCCGAGCGTCACGTCGAACGCGATCCGTTCCTGGCGCGGGTGTTCTTCGGTGCGGATCTCGACGATGACGCCTTCCGTGCCCTCCTGGCGGTACGTCGAGAGGCGACCCAGGCGCGGCTGGAGCGGTTCGAGCGGACGCGGGCGGAGTCCGGTGCGCCTGATCGGGCGGCCCGGCTGCGACTGTCCACACTGGACAACGGGATCGCGCACCTGCGCGTCGAACTGGACTGGCTCGACGCGATCGAGGAGGAGTTCGCGTGA
- a CDS encoding LD-carboxypeptidase, with the protein MTAPHSTLVAPMPRPGDHVRLISPASFPSRELVAETKAVLESWGLVVEIGAHAFDQRGFMAGRDEDRLADLDDAFRDPAVRAVIATRGGAGAYRIADDLDFDAVRADPKPLIGFSDITALHLALWRHCGLAGIHGSLAGSRSAAATRRLLMGGEPAILHRDPRAMTVEAEVPGTATGALVGGNLGTVAHAVGVGLPPLAGTILFFEAERTIGLGQVDRQLTQLIRSGALHGVRGIALGRFPGFEDYTDRGWTLVDVFKDRLGALGVPVLGGIDAGHGADSLSLPLGPLAVLDTAAGTLTVEPAVGSGDADPRLPRAKREGLR; encoded by the coding sequence GTGACCGCCCCGCACAGCACCCTGGTCGCGCCGATGCCACGGCCGGGTGACCACGTTCGCCTCATCTCCCCCGCCAGCTTTCCAAGCCGTGAGCTGGTCGCCGAGACCAAGGCGGTACTGGAAAGCTGGGGACTGGTGGTCGAAATCGGGGCGCACGCGTTCGACCAGCGAGGCTTCATGGCCGGCCGGGACGAAGACCGGCTGGCCGATCTCGACGACGCGTTCCGTGACCCGGCCGTCCGCGCCGTGATCGCCACTCGCGGCGGAGCGGGCGCGTACCGCATCGCCGATGATCTCGACTTCGACGCCGTCCGGGCAGATCCCAAGCCGTTGATCGGCTTCAGCGACATCACCGCCCTCCACCTCGCGCTCTGGCGGCACTGCGGGCTGGCGGGGATCCACGGTTCCCTGGCCGGTTCCCGCTCCGCTGCCGCGACTCGGCGGCTCCTGATGGGCGGCGAACCCGCCATCCTCCACCGCGACCCGAGGGCCATGACCGTCGAGGCCGAAGTGCCCGGCACCGCCACCGGCGCCCTCGTCGGCGGCAATCTCGGCACCGTCGCCCACGCGGTCGGCGTCGGCCTGCCTCCGCTGGCGGGCACTATCCTGTTCTTCGAAGCCGAGCGGACGATCGGCCTCGGGCAGGTCGACCGCCAGCTGACCCAGCTGATCCGGTCCGGCGCGCTCCACGGTGTACGGGGGATCGCGCTCGGCCGGTTCCCCGGCTTCGAGGACTACACCGATCGCGGCTGGACCCTCGTCGACGTCTTCAAGGACCGGCTGGGCGCGCTGGGCGTTCCGGTACTCGGCGGAATCGACGCCGGACACGGCGCGGACTCGCTTTCCCTTCCGCTCGGACCGCTTGCCGTACTGGACACGGCCGCGGGCACGCTCACCGTCGAACCGGCGGTCGGCTCAGGAGACGCGGATCCACGGCTCCCCCGAGCCAAGCGCGAAGGACTCCGTTGA
- a CDS encoding Rid family hydrolase — MTQPEFFATPGYGDRQLAEMRYSQAVRVGDRVEISGQGGWDDDLNFPESLEEEIVKAFENVERTLATAGATWRDVIAVDSYHVPEAPGFIGEVHNRVMVAQFREHMGDRAPIWTEIGVPALGAPRMRVEIRVTAIAGNAHV; from the coding sequence ATGACCCAGCCGGAGTTCTTCGCCACGCCCGGATACGGCGACCGGCAACTGGCCGAGATGCGCTACAGCCAGGCGGTGCGCGTCGGCGATCGCGTCGAGATCTCCGGGCAGGGAGGCTGGGACGACGACTTGAACTTCCCCGAGTCGCTCGAGGAGGAGATCGTCAAGGCCTTCGAGAACGTCGAGCGGACCCTCGCCACGGCGGGCGCCACCTGGCGCGACGTCATCGCCGTGGACTCGTACCACGTCCCGGAGGCCCCCGGATTCATCGGCGAGGTCCACAACCGCGTGATGGTGGCGCAGTTCCGCGAGCACATGGGCGACCGGGCGCCGATCTGGACCGAGATCGGTGTCCCGGCCCTCGGCGCGCCGAGGATGCGGGTCGAGATCAGGGTCACCGCGATCGCCGGGAACGCCCACGTGTGA